Proteins co-encoded in one Micropterus dolomieu isolate WLL.071019.BEF.003 ecotype Adirondacks linkage group LG19, ASM2129224v1, whole genome shotgun sequence genomic window:
- the itk gene encoding tyrosine-protein kinase ITK/TSK isoform X3, whose translation MFPRVILKATMIKKSQQKKRTSPCNYKERFFVLDTQDLKYSERRPGKKPMLKGCIELSRIKCVEIVCTEVPIPCNYKYPFQVFHDNYYLYIFAPDNDCRQRWVRALKEETKHNNLVAKYHPNFWMDGKWRCCQQTEKLAPGCHVYDPVGYASKKPLPQLPDPEIGPHDAGQRMVIALQDYKPDGDDDLPLHKDQEYNLINSSNSDWWTVEDDKGNKGFVPSIYVAEKSGNNYGRFKWYNKNITRGDAEDLLMKEGKEGAFMVRDSRQAGVYTVSVFTKAPGSNGEKNPRVKHYQIRQTEKGEAKFYLAEKYLFSTIPELIHYHQHNAAGLITRLRHPISQDGGRSRDTVDPSKDQWEVDPEELILGEELGSGQFGLVLEGRWRQRKVAVKMIREECMSDEEFKEEARVMMRLSHNKLVQLYGVCTQRSPMCLVSEFMDNGCLSDYLQARKGRLSQDTMLGMCLDVSEGMAYLESSNFIHRDLAARNCLVSKNDEVKISDFGMTRYVLDDQYTSSQCSKFPVKWSAPEVIKYCKFSSKSDIWSFGVLMWEVYNEGRLPYENRSNVEVVESLNSGLRLLKPRLAPDAVHQLMEWCWKEKPEDRPSFALLLHELASLSDL comes from the exons ATGTTCCCCAGGGTGATTTTGAAAGCAACTATGATTAAAAAATctcaacaaaagaaaagaacatcACCATGCAACTACAAGGAGAGGTTTTTTGTATTGGACACACAAGATCTGAAGTATTCTGAACGCCGTCCCGGG AAAAAGCCCATGCTGAAAGGTTGCATCGAGCTGTCCAGAATCAAGTGTGTGGAGATCGTGTGTACTGAGGTCCCCATACCATGCAACTATAAGTACCCTTTTCAG GTTTTTCATGACAACTATTACCTCTACATTTTTGCTCCAGACAATGATTGCCGTCAGAGATGGGTCAGAGCTCTCAAAGAGG AGACAAAGCATAACAATTTGGTTGCAAAATACCACCCAAACTtctggatggatggaaaatggAGATGCTGCCAACAAACAGAGAAGCTGGCGCCAGGTTGCCACGTATATGACCCTGTGGGCTATG CTTCTAAAAAGCCACTTCCTCAACTCCCGGATCCAGAG ATAGGGCCACACGATGCAGGACAGAGGATGGTCATCGCTCTGCAAGACTACAAGCCGGACGGAGACGACGACTTGCCTCTTCACAAAGACCAGGAGTATAACCTCATTAACAGCTCCAACTCTGACTGGTGGACCGTAGAGGATGACAAGGG GAACAAGGGGTTTGTACCCAGTATTTACGTAGCTGAAAAATCTGGCAACAACTACGGGAGATTTAA ATggtacaataaaaatataaccaGAGGGGATGCAGAAGACTTGCTGATGAAAGAG GGGAAAGAAGGTGCATTCATGGTGCGTGACTCGAGACAGGCGGGTGTCTACACAGTGTCGGTCTTCACCAAAGCACCGGG GTCTAACGGGGAGAAGAATCCAAGAGTGAAACATTACCAGatcagacaaacagaaaaggGAGAGGCCAAATTTTACCTGGCAGAGAAATACCTGTTCAGCACCATTCCAGAGCTCATCCATTACCATCAACACAATGCTGCTG GCCTGATAACGCGTTTGAGACACCCTATCTCCCAAGACGGAGGCCGCTCCCGGGACACTGTTGACCCCTCAAAAG ATCAGTGGGAGGTGGACCCCGAGGAGCTGATCTTGGGTGAGGAGTTAGGCAGCGGCCAGTTTGGGCTGGTGCTGGAAGGGAGATGGAGGCAGAGGAAGGTGGCCGTGAAGATGATAAGAGAAGAGTGTATGTCAGACGAGGAATTTAAAGAAGAGGCGAGAGTCATGAT gAGATTGTCCCATAATAAGCTAGTTCAGCTCTATGGTGTGTGCACCCAGCGTTCTCCCATGTGTCTGGTGTCTGAGTTCATGGATAACGGCTGTCTGTCGGACTATCTACAAGCCAGGAAAGGACGCCTGTCTCAGGACACAATGTTGGGGATGTGTCTGGATGTCAGTGAGGGGATGGCTTACCTGGAGAGCTCCAACTTCATCCACAGAGATCTG GCTGCCAGGAACTGTCTGGTCTCAAAGAACGATGAGGTGAAGATATCTGACTTTGGTATGACCAG ATATGTGCTTGATGATCAGTACACAAGCTCCCAGTGCTCCAAGTTCCCTGTCAAGTGGTCGGCCCCAGAGGTCATCAAATACTGCAAGTTCAGCAGCAAGTCCGACATCTGGTCATTCG GCGTGCTCATGTGGGAGGTGTATAATGAGGGCCGTCTTCCTTACGAGAACCGCTCAAATGTTGAGGTGGTGGAGTCCCTGAACTCAGGCCTGCGGCTCCTGAAGCCACGCCTGGCCCCAGACGCTGTCCACCAGCTCATGGAGTGGTGCTGGAAGGAG AAACCTGAAGATCGTCCGTCCTTTGCTCTCCTCTTGCATGAGCTGGCCTCCCTCTCAGACCTGTGA
- the itk gene encoding tyrosine-protein kinase ITK/TSK isoform X1 produces the protein MYFMDQQDLPDLKPTFSQNKLTQSCDGVILKATMIKKSQQKKRTSPCNYKERFFVLDTQDLKYSERRPGKKPMLKGCIELSRIKCVEIVCTEVPIPCNYKYPFQVFHDNYYLYIFAPDNDCRQRWVRALKEETKHNNLVAKYHPNFWMDGKWRCCQQTEKLAPGCHVYDPVGYASKKPLPQLPDPEIGPHDAGQRMVIALQDYKPDGDDDLPLHKDQEYNLINSSNSDWWTVEDDKGNKGFVPSIYVAEKSGNNYGRFKWYNKNITRGDAEDLLMKEGKEGAFMVRDSRQAGVYTVSVFTKAPGSNGEKNPRVKHYQIRQTEKGEAKFYLAEKYLFSTIPELIHYHQHNAAGLITRLRHPISQDGGRSRDTVDPSKDQWEVDPEELILGEELGSGQFGLVLEGRWRQRKVAVKMIREECMSDEEFKEEARVMMRLSHNKLVQLYGVCTQRSPMCLVSEFMDNGCLSDYLQARKGRLSQDTMLGMCLDVSEGMAYLESSNFIHRDLAARNCLVSKNDEVKISDFGMTRYVLDDQYTSSQCSKFPVKWSAPEVIKYCKFSSKSDIWSFGVLMWEVYNEGRLPYENRSNVEVVESLNSGLRLLKPRLAPDAVHQLMEWCWKEKPEDRPSFALLLHELASLSDL, from the exons ATGTATTTCATGGATCAGCAGGACCTGCCTGACCTGAAACCAACTTTTTCTCAAAACAAGCTGACCCAATCCTGCGATGG GGTGATTTTGAAAGCAACTATGATTAAAAAATctcaacaaaagaaaagaacatcACCATGCAACTACAAGGAGAGGTTTTTTGTATTGGACACACAAGATCTGAAGTATTCTGAACGCCGTCCCGGG AAAAAGCCCATGCTGAAAGGTTGCATCGAGCTGTCCAGAATCAAGTGTGTGGAGATCGTGTGTACTGAGGTCCCCATACCATGCAACTATAAGTACCCTTTTCAG GTTTTTCATGACAACTATTACCTCTACATTTTTGCTCCAGACAATGATTGCCGTCAGAGATGGGTCAGAGCTCTCAAAGAGG AGACAAAGCATAACAATTTGGTTGCAAAATACCACCCAAACTtctggatggatggaaaatggAGATGCTGCCAACAAACAGAGAAGCTGGCGCCAGGTTGCCACGTATATGACCCTGTGGGCTATG CTTCTAAAAAGCCACTTCCTCAACTCCCGGATCCAGAG ATAGGGCCACACGATGCAGGACAGAGGATGGTCATCGCTCTGCAAGACTACAAGCCGGACGGAGACGACGACTTGCCTCTTCACAAAGACCAGGAGTATAACCTCATTAACAGCTCCAACTCTGACTGGTGGACCGTAGAGGATGACAAGGG GAACAAGGGGTTTGTACCCAGTATTTACGTAGCTGAAAAATCTGGCAACAACTACGGGAGATTTAA ATggtacaataaaaatataaccaGAGGGGATGCAGAAGACTTGCTGATGAAAGAG GGGAAAGAAGGTGCATTCATGGTGCGTGACTCGAGACAGGCGGGTGTCTACACAGTGTCGGTCTTCACCAAAGCACCGGG GTCTAACGGGGAGAAGAATCCAAGAGTGAAACATTACCAGatcagacaaacagaaaaggGAGAGGCCAAATTTTACCTGGCAGAGAAATACCTGTTCAGCACCATTCCAGAGCTCATCCATTACCATCAACACAATGCTGCTG GCCTGATAACGCGTTTGAGACACCCTATCTCCCAAGACGGAGGCCGCTCCCGGGACACTGTTGACCCCTCAAAAG ATCAGTGGGAGGTGGACCCCGAGGAGCTGATCTTGGGTGAGGAGTTAGGCAGCGGCCAGTTTGGGCTGGTGCTGGAAGGGAGATGGAGGCAGAGGAAGGTGGCCGTGAAGATGATAAGAGAAGAGTGTATGTCAGACGAGGAATTTAAAGAAGAGGCGAGAGTCATGAT gAGATTGTCCCATAATAAGCTAGTTCAGCTCTATGGTGTGTGCACCCAGCGTTCTCCCATGTGTCTGGTGTCTGAGTTCATGGATAACGGCTGTCTGTCGGACTATCTACAAGCCAGGAAAGGACGCCTGTCTCAGGACACAATGTTGGGGATGTGTCTGGATGTCAGTGAGGGGATGGCTTACCTGGAGAGCTCCAACTTCATCCACAGAGATCTG GCTGCCAGGAACTGTCTGGTCTCAAAGAACGATGAGGTGAAGATATCTGACTTTGGTATGACCAG ATATGTGCTTGATGATCAGTACACAAGCTCCCAGTGCTCCAAGTTCCCTGTCAAGTGGTCGGCCCCAGAGGTCATCAAATACTGCAAGTTCAGCAGCAAGTCCGACATCTGGTCATTCG GCGTGCTCATGTGGGAGGTGTATAATGAGGGCCGTCTTCCTTACGAGAACCGCTCAAATGTTGAGGTGGTGGAGTCCCTGAACTCAGGCCTGCGGCTCCTGAAGCCACGCCTGGCCCCAGACGCTGTCCACCAGCTCATGGAGTGGTGCTGGAAGGAG AAACCTGAAGATCGTCCGTCCTTTGCTCTCCTCTTGCATGAGCTGGCCTCCCTCTCAGACCTGTGA
- the itk gene encoding tyrosine-protein kinase ITK/TSK isoform X2, with amino-acid sequence MAVIMFPRVILKATMIKKSQQKKRTSPCNYKERFFVLDTQDLKYSERRPGKKPMLKGCIELSRIKCVEIVCTEVPIPCNYKYPFQVFHDNYYLYIFAPDNDCRQRWVRALKEETKHNNLVAKYHPNFWMDGKWRCCQQTEKLAPGCHVYDPVGYASKKPLPQLPDPEIGPHDAGQRMVIALQDYKPDGDDDLPLHKDQEYNLINSSNSDWWTVEDDKGNKGFVPSIYVAEKSGNNYGRFKWYNKNITRGDAEDLLMKEGKEGAFMVRDSRQAGVYTVSVFTKAPGSNGEKNPRVKHYQIRQTEKGEAKFYLAEKYLFSTIPELIHYHQHNAAGLITRLRHPISQDGGRSRDTVDPSKDQWEVDPEELILGEELGSGQFGLVLEGRWRQRKVAVKMIREECMSDEEFKEEARVMMRLSHNKLVQLYGVCTQRSPMCLVSEFMDNGCLSDYLQARKGRLSQDTMLGMCLDVSEGMAYLESSNFIHRDLAARNCLVSKNDEVKISDFGMTRYVLDDQYTSSQCSKFPVKWSAPEVIKYCKFSSKSDIWSFGVLMWEVYNEGRLPYENRSNVEVVESLNSGLRLLKPRLAPDAVHQLMEWCWKEKPEDRPSFALLLHELASLSDL; translated from the exons ATGG CTGTGATCATGTTCCCCAGGGTGATTTTGAAAGCAACTATGATTAAAAAATctcaacaaaagaaaagaacatcACCATGCAACTACAAGGAGAGGTTTTTTGTATTGGACACACAAGATCTGAAGTATTCTGAACGCCGTCCCGGG AAAAAGCCCATGCTGAAAGGTTGCATCGAGCTGTCCAGAATCAAGTGTGTGGAGATCGTGTGTACTGAGGTCCCCATACCATGCAACTATAAGTACCCTTTTCAG GTTTTTCATGACAACTATTACCTCTACATTTTTGCTCCAGACAATGATTGCCGTCAGAGATGGGTCAGAGCTCTCAAAGAGG AGACAAAGCATAACAATTTGGTTGCAAAATACCACCCAAACTtctggatggatggaaaatggAGATGCTGCCAACAAACAGAGAAGCTGGCGCCAGGTTGCCACGTATATGACCCTGTGGGCTATG CTTCTAAAAAGCCACTTCCTCAACTCCCGGATCCAGAG ATAGGGCCACACGATGCAGGACAGAGGATGGTCATCGCTCTGCAAGACTACAAGCCGGACGGAGACGACGACTTGCCTCTTCACAAAGACCAGGAGTATAACCTCATTAACAGCTCCAACTCTGACTGGTGGACCGTAGAGGATGACAAGGG GAACAAGGGGTTTGTACCCAGTATTTACGTAGCTGAAAAATCTGGCAACAACTACGGGAGATTTAA ATggtacaataaaaatataaccaGAGGGGATGCAGAAGACTTGCTGATGAAAGAG GGGAAAGAAGGTGCATTCATGGTGCGTGACTCGAGACAGGCGGGTGTCTACACAGTGTCGGTCTTCACCAAAGCACCGGG GTCTAACGGGGAGAAGAATCCAAGAGTGAAACATTACCAGatcagacaaacagaaaaggGAGAGGCCAAATTTTACCTGGCAGAGAAATACCTGTTCAGCACCATTCCAGAGCTCATCCATTACCATCAACACAATGCTGCTG GCCTGATAACGCGTTTGAGACACCCTATCTCCCAAGACGGAGGCCGCTCCCGGGACACTGTTGACCCCTCAAAAG ATCAGTGGGAGGTGGACCCCGAGGAGCTGATCTTGGGTGAGGAGTTAGGCAGCGGCCAGTTTGGGCTGGTGCTGGAAGGGAGATGGAGGCAGAGGAAGGTGGCCGTGAAGATGATAAGAGAAGAGTGTATGTCAGACGAGGAATTTAAAGAAGAGGCGAGAGTCATGAT gAGATTGTCCCATAATAAGCTAGTTCAGCTCTATGGTGTGTGCACCCAGCGTTCTCCCATGTGTCTGGTGTCTGAGTTCATGGATAACGGCTGTCTGTCGGACTATCTACAAGCCAGGAAAGGACGCCTGTCTCAGGACACAATGTTGGGGATGTGTCTGGATGTCAGTGAGGGGATGGCTTACCTGGAGAGCTCCAACTTCATCCACAGAGATCTG GCTGCCAGGAACTGTCTGGTCTCAAAGAACGATGAGGTGAAGATATCTGACTTTGGTATGACCAG ATATGTGCTTGATGATCAGTACACAAGCTCCCAGTGCTCCAAGTTCCCTGTCAAGTGGTCGGCCCCAGAGGTCATCAAATACTGCAAGTTCAGCAGCAAGTCCGACATCTGGTCATTCG GCGTGCTCATGTGGGAGGTGTATAATGAGGGCCGTCTTCCTTACGAGAACCGCTCAAATGTTGAGGTGGTGGAGTCCCTGAACTCAGGCCTGCGGCTCCTGAAGCCACGCCTGGCCCCAGACGCTGTCCACCAGCTCATGGAGTGGTGCTGGAAGGAG AAACCTGAAGATCGTCCGTCCTTTGCTCTCCTCTTGCATGAGCTGGCCTCCCTCTCAGACCTGTGA
- the itk gene encoding tyrosine-protein kinase ITK/TSK isoform X4, translating into MIKKSQQKKRTSPCNYKERFFVLDTQDLKYSERRPGKKPMLKGCIELSRIKCVEIVCTEVPIPCNYKYPFQVFHDNYYLYIFAPDNDCRQRWVRALKEETKHNNLVAKYHPNFWMDGKWRCCQQTEKLAPGCHVYDPVGYASKKPLPQLPDPEIGPHDAGQRMVIALQDYKPDGDDDLPLHKDQEYNLINSSNSDWWTVEDDKGNKGFVPSIYVAEKSGNNYGRFKWYNKNITRGDAEDLLMKEGKEGAFMVRDSRQAGVYTVSVFTKAPGSNGEKNPRVKHYQIRQTEKGEAKFYLAEKYLFSTIPELIHYHQHNAAGLITRLRHPISQDGGRSRDTVDPSKDQWEVDPEELILGEELGSGQFGLVLEGRWRQRKVAVKMIREECMSDEEFKEEARVMMRLSHNKLVQLYGVCTQRSPMCLVSEFMDNGCLSDYLQARKGRLSQDTMLGMCLDVSEGMAYLESSNFIHRDLAARNCLVSKNDEVKISDFGMTRYVLDDQYTSSQCSKFPVKWSAPEVIKYCKFSSKSDIWSFGVLMWEVYNEGRLPYENRSNVEVVESLNSGLRLLKPRLAPDAVHQLMEWCWKEKPEDRPSFALLLHELASLSDL; encoded by the exons ATGATTAAAAAATctcaacaaaagaaaagaacatcACCATGCAACTACAAGGAGAGGTTTTTTGTATTGGACACACAAGATCTGAAGTATTCTGAACGCCGTCCCGGG AAAAAGCCCATGCTGAAAGGTTGCATCGAGCTGTCCAGAATCAAGTGTGTGGAGATCGTGTGTACTGAGGTCCCCATACCATGCAACTATAAGTACCCTTTTCAG GTTTTTCATGACAACTATTACCTCTACATTTTTGCTCCAGACAATGATTGCCGTCAGAGATGGGTCAGAGCTCTCAAAGAGG AGACAAAGCATAACAATTTGGTTGCAAAATACCACCCAAACTtctggatggatggaaaatggAGATGCTGCCAACAAACAGAGAAGCTGGCGCCAGGTTGCCACGTATATGACCCTGTGGGCTATG CTTCTAAAAAGCCACTTCCTCAACTCCCGGATCCAGAG ATAGGGCCACACGATGCAGGACAGAGGATGGTCATCGCTCTGCAAGACTACAAGCCGGACGGAGACGACGACTTGCCTCTTCACAAAGACCAGGAGTATAACCTCATTAACAGCTCCAACTCTGACTGGTGGACCGTAGAGGATGACAAGGG GAACAAGGGGTTTGTACCCAGTATTTACGTAGCTGAAAAATCTGGCAACAACTACGGGAGATTTAA ATggtacaataaaaatataaccaGAGGGGATGCAGAAGACTTGCTGATGAAAGAG GGGAAAGAAGGTGCATTCATGGTGCGTGACTCGAGACAGGCGGGTGTCTACACAGTGTCGGTCTTCACCAAAGCACCGGG GTCTAACGGGGAGAAGAATCCAAGAGTGAAACATTACCAGatcagacaaacagaaaaggGAGAGGCCAAATTTTACCTGGCAGAGAAATACCTGTTCAGCACCATTCCAGAGCTCATCCATTACCATCAACACAATGCTGCTG GCCTGATAACGCGTTTGAGACACCCTATCTCCCAAGACGGAGGCCGCTCCCGGGACACTGTTGACCCCTCAAAAG ATCAGTGGGAGGTGGACCCCGAGGAGCTGATCTTGGGTGAGGAGTTAGGCAGCGGCCAGTTTGGGCTGGTGCTGGAAGGGAGATGGAGGCAGAGGAAGGTGGCCGTGAAGATGATAAGAGAAGAGTGTATGTCAGACGAGGAATTTAAAGAAGAGGCGAGAGTCATGAT gAGATTGTCCCATAATAAGCTAGTTCAGCTCTATGGTGTGTGCACCCAGCGTTCTCCCATGTGTCTGGTGTCTGAGTTCATGGATAACGGCTGTCTGTCGGACTATCTACAAGCCAGGAAAGGACGCCTGTCTCAGGACACAATGTTGGGGATGTGTCTGGATGTCAGTGAGGGGATGGCTTACCTGGAGAGCTCCAACTTCATCCACAGAGATCTG GCTGCCAGGAACTGTCTGGTCTCAAAGAACGATGAGGTGAAGATATCTGACTTTGGTATGACCAG ATATGTGCTTGATGATCAGTACACAAGCTCCCAGTGCTCCAAGTTCCCTGTCAAGTGGTCGGCCCCAGAGGTCATCAAATACTGCAAGTTCAGCAGCAAGTCCGACATCTGGTCATTCG GCGTGCTCATGTGGGAGGTGTATAATGAGGGCCGTCTTCCTTACGAGAACCGCTCAAATGTTGAGGTGGTGGAGTCCCTGAACTCAGGCCTGCGGCTCCTGAAGCCACGCCTGGCCCCAGACGCTGTCCACCAGCTCATGGAGTGGTGCTGGAAGGAG AAACCTGAAGATCGTCCGTCCTTTGCTCTCCTCTTGCATGAGCTGGCCTCCCTCTCAGACCTGTGA
- the itk gene encoding tyrosine-protein kinase ITK/TSK isoform X5, producing MYFMDQQDLPDLKPTFSQNKLTQSCDGVILKATMIKKSQQKKRTSPCNYKERFFVLDTQDLKYSERRPGKKPMLKGCIELSRIKCVEIVCTEVPIPCNYKYPFQVFHDNYYLYIFAPDNDCRQRWVRALKEETKHNNLVAKYHPNFWMDGKWRCCQQTEKLAPGCHVYDPVGYASKKPLPQLPDPEIGPHDAGQRMVIALQDYKPDGDDDLPLHKDQEYNLINSSNSDWWTVEDDKGNKGFVPSIYVAEKSGNNYGRFKWYNKNITRGDAEDLLMKEGKEGAFMVRDSRQAGVYTVSVFTKAPGSNGEKNPRVKHYQIRQTEKGEAKFYLAEKYLFSTIPELIHYHQHNAAGLITRLRHPISQDGGRSRDTVDPSKDQWEVDPEELILGEELGSGQFGLVLEGRWRQRKVAVKMIREECMSDEEFKEEARVMMRLSHNKLVQLYGVCTQRSPMCLVSEFMDNGCLSDYLQARKGRLSQDTMLGMCLDVSEGMAYLESSNFIHRDLAARNCLVSKNDEVKISDFGMTRYVLDDQYTSSQCSKFPVKWSAPEVIKYCKFSSKSDIWSFDPIYSFHRKTLSSTG from the exons ATGTATTTCATGGATCAGCAGGACCTGCCTGACCTGAAACCAACTTTTTCTCAAAACAAGCTGACCCAATCCTGCGATGG GGTGATTTTGAAAGCAACTATGATTAAAAAATctcaacaaaagaaaagaacatcACCATGCAACTACAAGGAGAGGTTTTTTGTATTGGACACACAAGATCTGAAGTATTCTGAACGCCGTCCCGGG AAAAAGCCCATGCTGAAAGGTTGCATCGAGCTGTCCAGAATCAAGTGTGTGGAGATCGTGTGTACTGAGGTCCCCATACCATGCAACTATAAGTACCCTTTTCAG GTTTTTCATGACAACTATTACCTCTACATTTTTGCTCCAGACAATGATTGCCGTCAGAGATGGGTCAGAGCTCTCAAAGAGG AGACAAAGCATAACAATTTGGTTGCAAAATACCACCCAAACTtctggatggatggaaaatggAGATGCTGCCAACAAACAGAGAAGCTGGCGCCAGGTTGCCACGTATATGACCCTGTGGGCTATG CTTCTAAAAAGCCACTTCCTCAACTCCCGGATCCAGAG ATAGGGCCACACGATGCAGGACAGAGGATGGTCATCGCTCTGCAAGACTACAAGCCGGACGGAGACGACGACTTGCCTCTTCACAAAGACCAGGAGTATAACCTCATTAACAGCTCCAACTCTGACTGGTGGACCGTAGAGGATGACAAGGG GAACAAGGGGTTTGTACCCAGTATTTACGTAGCTGAAAAATCTGGCAACAACTACGGGAGATTTAA ATggtacaataaaaatataaccaGAGGGGATGCAGAAGACTTGCTGATGAAAGAG GGGAAAGAAGGTGCATTCATGGTGCGTGACTCGAGACAGGCGGGTGTCTACACAGTGTCGGTCTTCACCAAAGCACCGGG GTCTAACGGGGAGAAGAATCCAAGAGTGAAACATTACCAGatcagacaaacagaaaaggGAGAGGCCAAATTTTACCTGGCAGAGAAATACCTGTTCAGCACCATTCCAGAGCTCATCCATTACCATCAACACAATGCTGCTG GCCTGATAACGCGTTTGAGACACCCTATCTCCCAAGACGGAGGCCGCTCCCGGGACACTGTTGACCCCTCAAAAG ATCAGTGGGAGGTGGACCCCGAGGAGCTGATCTTGGGTGAGGAGTTAGGCAGCGGCCAGTTTGGGCTGGTGCTGGAAGGGAGATGGAGGCAGAGGAAGGTGGCCGTGAAGATGATAAGAGAAGAGTGTATGTCAGACGAGGAATTTAAAGAAGAGGCGAGAGTCATGAT gAGATTGTCCCATAATAAGCTAGTTCAGCTCTATGGTGTGTGCACCCAGCGTTCTCCCATGTGTCTGGTGTCTGAGTTCATGGATAACGGCTGTCTGTCGGACTATCTACAAGCCAGGAAAGGACGCCTGTCTCAGGACACAATGTTGGGGATGTGTCTGGATGTCAGTGAGGGGATGGCTTACCTGGAGAGCTCCAACTTCATCCACAGAGATCTG GCTGCCAGGAACTGTCTGGTCTCAAAGAACGATGAGGTGAAGATATCTGACTTTGGTATGACCAG ATATGTGCTTGATGATCAGTACACAAGCTCCCAGTGCTCCAAGTTCCCTGTCAAGTGGTCGGCCCCAGAGGTCATCAAATACTGCAAGTTCAGCAGCAAGTCCGACATCTGGTCATTCG ATCCCATCTACAGCTTTCACAGGAAAACACTTTCGTCGACTGGCTGA
- the med7 gene encoding mediator of RNA polymerase II transcription subunit 7, whose amino-acid sequence MGEPQQVSALPPPPMQYIKEYTDENIRKGLAPKPPPPIRDNYMMFGNQFQCDDLIIRPLESQGIERLHPMQFDHKRELKKLNMSILVNFLDLLDILIKSPGSIKREEKLEDIKLLFVHLHHLINEYRPHQARETLRVMMEVQKRQRLETAERFQKHLERVVEMIQGCLASLPDDLPQMEGTDGAGDGTRSVSAAVSVGYSSGQAPRLKTEPMDVEEAGASCMAAGHQDKSIPTSKRDKVWDKDAAMCSIIDEIA is encoded by the coding sequence ATGGGTGAACCTCAGCAGGTTAGTGCCCTGCCTCCTCCGCCTATGCAGTACATCAAAGAATACACAGATGAAAACATTCGTAAGGGCCTGGCTCCTAAGCCACCTCCACCCATCAGAGACAACTACATGATGTTTGGCAACCAGTTCCAGTGTGATGACCTTATCATCCGGCCTCTGGAGAGCCAAGGAATTGAAAGGCTGCATCCTATGCAGTTTGACCACAAACGGGAGTTGAAGAAGCTCAATATGTCCATTCTCGTGAACTTTCTGGACCTGCTGGACATCCTTATCAAAAGCCCTGGCAGCATAAAGCGTGAGGAGAAGCTGGAGGACATAaaacttttgtttgttcatttgcaCCACCTGATAAATGAATACAGGCCACATCAAGCCAGGGAGACACTGAGGGtgatgatggaggtgcagaAGAGACAGAGGCTAGAGACAGCTGAGAGGTTCCAGAAACATCTGGAGAGGGTGGTGGAGATGATCCAGGGGTGCCTTGCCTCCTTACCTGATGACTTGCCGCAGATGGAAGGTACGGACGGTGCTGGTGATGGGACAAGGAGTGTGTCTGCAGCAGTTAGTGTTGGTTATTCTTCTGGGCAGGCCCCCAGGCTGAAAACTGAACCAATGGATGTAGAGGAAGCAGGTGCCAGCTGTATGGCAGCAGGTCACCAGGACAAGAGCATCCCTACCTCAAAGAGGGACAAAGTATGGGACAAGGATGCTGCCATGTGCAGTATTATAGATGAAATTGCTTAA